Below is a genomic region from Scheffersomyces stipitis CBS 6054 chromosome 8, complete sequence.
ttgttgtagGAGAGAACTACAATACTGAAGTGCGGAAGCAGTCGCAGCTGTATCCTATCGAAAGCAAAGACCATTTTGAACAGTACATTCACAACATGACAAAGGTAAGGCTCGGGCACAAGAAGTAGCATACATAATAGAACTAATAGAATAAAATACCATTTTACTAACTAATGTCAAGGCTACATCTAGCTGCGAAAAACGACTGCGAAAAATAGCAATATTCCATGTGCAGAATACTCACGTGATCCATcatcaaatttttcagtagtCTCATAGGagtagtgaaaaattgatcATTTGAATTCGATTCTATTCTTTCTCATACGGTTAACATCCATTCCAAAATAATGTACAGAAGAGCATTGACACCATTGACTAGAAGCGTGACGAGATCCGTTCTTGCTCGCAATGGCATACAACAAGCTGCCAGGTTTGTGCTGCCTCTTGCCACTACAGCTCCAAGATTGACTTCCTACAGATTTGCCTCTACTGAAGCAGCCAaggaaaacaaagaagaaaagccTGTTGAAGGTGAGGAACCTGTCAAGGAGGGTGAGGCTTCTGCCGAAGAACCAGCCATTTCTGCTGAAGAACAGGCCATCaatgaattgaaggaaaagcTCGATGCTAAAGACAAAGAACTTGCCAACATGAAGAACCACTACGCCAGATCCATTGCTGACTTCCGTAACTTGCAAGACACTACAAAGTTGGAAGTTCAAAAAGCTAAAGACTTTGCTTTGCAAAAGTTCGCCAAAGACTTGTTAGAGTCGTTGGATAACTTCAGTTTGGCACTTGAGTCTGTCAAGGAAGAAACATTGAAGACCAACGAAGAGGTCAAGAGCTTGTACGAAGGTGTCAACATGACAAGAAACATCTTTGAAAAGACTTTGAGCAGACACGGCATAGAAAAGATCGATCCAATTGGCCAACAATTCGATCCTAACCAGCACGAGGCAACCTTCCAAGTCCCACAACCAGACAAGGAACCCGGTACTGTTTTCCACGTACAACAGCACGGATACACTTTGAACTCCAGAGTGTTGAGACCAGCCAAGGTCGGTTTGGTCAAGGGTGAGGATAACTAATCACGAAAATGACCAACTATTCATGAGATGTTTATAAAATCACTGAAGGGGAATCCCTGTAATGTACTAATGAACTTGTTGTACGACCTTCATCTTTACATACTTTTTGCTTCTTGTATATATGCAACAGAAATATACTGTTTCTACGAAAGAACCAATAATAAGTcgtagaaagaaagagacaTCTAAAAGGAGAAATCCTGATAGATGCATAAAAATGACAGTATATATTGACAGAAGCTTACGAAGGCAAGTAGTCACATAATTTGAAAAActaaattttgcacccaaaaaCCAAAAATCGAAATATTTCCATCTCTCTAAATTCCCTATACTTCAATATAAGATCATATTTGGCTTAGTACTCTCTATGATGACTCCTTAAACTATGTCAAATACGGCGTTTGTGATAACGTACACGTGACATGAGTCATCTGTGGGTCTAACCCATGCCGAAATCGCTCTGATTGCCCCAGATTGTGCATGCGGATTTCGATAGGGAAGTTTTTGgatgaatttttcagatctGAATTCATTTTTTCTCTCAGATCTTTTCgtattcttttctttcttttctagTATTCAACTTCCACACGCTGTAGTTGTCCAATTGCTATGTTGTCTTCCAGAACCGCCTTCCGTCGTACTTTCACAACCTCGGCCTCTCTTCTCAAGAGCTTGAAAATCGGGTTGATTCCTGGTGATGGGATTGGCCGGGAAGTTATTCCAGCAGGTAAAGCTATTCTCGAGAACCTTCCCAAGGACCTCGACTTGCAGTTCGAGTTTGTCAACTTGGATGCCGGTTTCGAATTATTCCAGAAGACTGGAACTGCCTTGCCAGACAAGACTGTggaagtgttgaagaacgaaTGTGACGGTGCTCTTTTTGGCGCTGTGTCTTCTCCAACCACTAAGGTAGCAGGCTACTCTTCTCCCATTGTCGCattgagaaagaagttaGGATTGTATGCTAATGTACGTCCTGTCAAATCTGTTGAAGGAATCGGCAGACCAGTCGATATGGTCATCGTCAGAGAAAACACCGAAGATTTGTAcatcaaggaagaaaagaccTACAAAGCTGAAGATGGTACCAAGGTTGCTGAGGCTATCAAGAGAATTACCGAGACTGCTACCACCAGAATCGCCAAGGTCGCCTACGACATTGCCTTGCAAAGACAGGCAATTAGAGATGCATCtccaaacttgaagtcgttgCACTCCAAGCCTTCCGTCACAGTGACCCACAAGTCCAATGTATTGTCGCAATCTGATGGTTTGTTCAGAGAAACTTGCAGAAACGTCTATGATGCCAACCATGAAGAATACGCAGGTATCGACTACAAGGAACAGATTGTCGACTCCATGGTCTACCGTATGTTCAGAGAACCGGAAATCTTCGATGTTGTCGTGGCTCCTAACTTGTATGGTGACATCTTGAGTGATGGAGCTGCTGCTCTTGTTGGCTCACTTGGTGTTGTTCCATCGGCTAACGTTGGTGACAGCTTCGCCATTGGTGAACCATGTCATGGTTCGGCTCCAGACATTGAAGGTAAGGGTATTTCAAACCCTGTCGCTACCATCAGATCCACCGCCTTAATGTTGGAATTCATGGGCTACCCTAAGGCTGCCGCAAAGATCTACGAAGCTGTCGATGCTAACCTTTCtgaagacaagatcaagacTCCTGACTTGGGTGGTTCTTCTACTACTCAAGAAGTCATCGACGACATCATTAGACGTTTCTAAATGTACATAGTCTGATAAGAATGAACTCAATGCAGAAATGGTGTTTATCGTAGAAAAAGTAAATCTATATTCTAAATCTAAAATGCTTAATAGGGTTTGAACCTGACGTCgctcttctttttcttcttgtcctttttgtctttcttgtctttcttttctttcttttctttcttttctttatctttcttttccttcttttccttcttgtgTTTTTTatgtttttctttcttctctttctttgtaCTATCCAGATCAGAGTCCACCTCTATGTCTTgtgtaccttcttctgctactTGTGGAGAATTGGATGCTATTTCTAACTCATAGGGCATCTCCCATAATCTGATGTGACCGTCCTCTCCGCAAGTCAATGCATTTCTTGTATTTGGTATCACAACTAAGTCACGAACAATCTCTTCTCCATGTGCATCAGCAAACCATGTAGGTCGGGAAAGGTCGATTTTCTCGTGGGCAATATCAAATGGAAAAAGAGAGAATTTTCTCTGCGAATTTGCACCCACGCCAACATATCCTTGAGTGTTGAGATCTACGATATACTCACAATCAGGCCATTTTGATCTCACATCACCAAGATCATTTGGCTCTGGTTCAGCAATAACTTCATAATTGGTGTCATTCAATTCGTAGAAAGCTAAAGTTTCCATATGAGAAAGTATAGAAATTCGTTTTGGACCCGTGAAATGGCACGAATGAACCGAGGCAAAGTTAATCACTTGGTGCAAGGCATCGTCCTCATCTTTTTCGTTGAGATCGTATATGTTGACGTATCCATCTGTTGAGCCAGACATCAAGTAATTAGAAATGGTAGGATGGAATTCGATACATGTAATATCGTCATGGTGTGAGTCCACAAACGATCTGACGACTTCAGTTGGATTTCTCAAATCCCAAATATGCAATTCGGCATCGACACCCACCAACTCTGTCCCACCTGCCAAGAGGTTGTGACCATACCCCAAACTGAGGAAGTTGGAGttcttggtgttggtaAGGGTGTGAACTGGAGTAGAACCAGCTCTAAGGTCCCATATCTTCACACCGTCGGTAGAGCAAGAGGCTAACGTGAAGTCGTCTATTTTTTTTATACTGTTTATACTCGATTCATGAGCATTCGGAATCGAGAAATATGGCGAACTGCTGAGACTAGCAACCAGAAACCCATGAAGTGAGCCGTTACTGGATGATGAGATGAACAGTTGGTTATGAGCATAATACTCGAGGTTTAGCACCCAATTGTCGGATTCAGCTGCAAGTGACCAGTCATAAAGAGCTTGAGCACGCATTTTCCCGATTCAGCTATACAGAAAATGTGAAGCTCGTGGAAATATAAATCGTTTGATACTCTTTCACCTAGAAAGTAGAAATTAATTATGTagatagtgaaaaatttctgTGCACTCTCAGCAGTAAGATGCTCCAGGAATGGAGAATCTCATCGCGCAACTTGGAGCAGCTTGCTGATATCATGGTTATATAGTGCGGCATGGATGTTTCTGAATATAGTAAACAAAAAAGTCATAGATCAATACAAGAAGATatggtttcttcttttcacaAATAAGTGCAACCTCTCGAGAAGAAATGAGTAGTATTGTCAAGAAGGGCACGCATTTTGCGCccaagataaagaaaaagGTTATTCGAAGGAAAAACCTGTCAGTTTCTGGTGGTATAACTCCTCCAGCTACCCAAGTGCACAAACCTTCTCAAGATGGATTTACAATTCCAGGCATGGAAAAGACCATGAGTGCCATAGAAGCTGAGGATCAAGATGTGGTACCACAAGAATCCCTCAAGACGTTGTTACCTCCCCAAACGGCCACTCCTGAAAGCACACAAGTTATTCCTGAAGAACCTAAACAATCTGAAAAGggagttgaacaagaaccAGAGAAGGATTTAGAAAACGTCTCTCAAAAAGATGATGTAGATAAGCCTGTTGTCAATAATGAAAATAACAATAAACCttcgttcaagttctctttGACTAATGAATCTCCCAAGAAGCCAGAACTAGTAGCggaagaagacattgaTCCTATGGATACATCTAAGAGATTAGATGAAGACAAGGTTGTGACATCTGATGCAACACCTGCAGCCCCGGAAAAGCCTTCTGAGTCATATCAAAATGCTGAAGAGTTCAGCGATAATtctgatgatgaagttTTCAAGTTGCCAGAAGAGAACCAAATGAGTAGGCGTCAGTCGTCTGTGCGTAGATTATCTGGAATAACATCAACTACGATAAGGAGTAGATCAGGTTCGGTCTCGTTGAAACCGccttctgtttctgaagcAGATTCTCAGTATGTTCCCGCAAGAATCAACATTCCTGTGGCTAAGTCTACTAAGAGAAGGAGATCACTGGCTCCAATCAGACCTTCAGAGAAAAGAGCCAAGATCAGAGCCAATATTGCTGCCAACCCTGCGACAGCTGCCGACCAAATTGAAGCTGATGAAGCTGATGAACGTGCCCGTGCAGAAGCTCGTGAGGCTCCTACTTCGAATGTAAACTCGGAATATGTGGTTGCTGTTGATCCAGAGAGTAAACGGTTGAGAAAGTACCGATTGAAGTCTAAGGACGAAGTCGAGCAAAAGATCGAAGAATTGCCTAAAATCAGTGATCAGACTCAACATGCAGAGTTAGTACCTATTGCTCCTCCAATTTTAGAAACGACAATCGAAAATATCAGACAGTTGCCTAATACTGTAAAGAATGAAGATGTTGGTTTGTATGCCGGTATCGAGATTGAGGTAGATACCATGACCATGAGAGACTTGTGTAAACCCAGCTTGCCCATTGGAAAGACCAGTTCTAACTTTACAAGTGTGCAGTTAGCTGAGGTTGCACTCAAGAAAAAGCGTGATGACAGAAGGAGATATAGAGACTTGGCCCGTATAGAAAGAAAACCTGTGGAGGAGATAGAGGCACGTGAAGAGGAAAGAGGGAAGAATTTGAATGAATCAGacaaaaattcaaatgCAAAGGTAGCGAAGAGCATATTGGATGGAGACGATGAGCCTTCGCAGCCCAGTGGTGGTTTACAGTTGAATCTTGATGCCGAAGGTAGGATTAGTTTGGACACAGATTCTACTGTTGTTTCTAGACATCTAAAGGCAGACAATTCTGGTTTGAAAGTAGAGATAGCCAATGAGTTCGAGAGCCCTATCATTTCCTCTACGTATTCAAAGAGAAGACACACTGATCGTTGGACAAACGACGAGATGATACAATTCTACCAGGCATTAAGTACATTTGGTACAGATTTCTCGTTGATTGCCCAGTTATTTCCTTATAGATCCAGAAAGCAaatcaagatgaagttcaatttggaagaaaagaagttccCTGAAGTTGTGGAAATGGCACTCAAGAGAAAACTCCCAGCCAATTTCGAAGCTTATTGCTCTTCTGCcgacaagaaaattgaaactTTGGAACACTACAACATACAATTGCAACAGGTACGAATCGAACATGAGGAAAGTATGGCGCAGATTGCccaagaaaaggaaagagCAATACGagaagatgctgaagagagcagaagaagagaaattgaaatcaGAACCGGTTCCAAGCCCATGACCAGAGCTGAGAGAATCAAAGAATTACGTAAGAATGAAATGGTGGTTGGGTCTGTTGACGATGTCAAGAAACACCAAGACGCAGAAACAGTATGAGAAACGAGATAATAAAACGATTAGAAGTTAATGAGTATTAGAGAcactttttgcaattctgcAAACTCGGGTTTTTTGCCTAAGTGGTAAATATACAGAAATGACACAAACGGACTTAGCAGCCAAATTAAATGCAACATGTAGCTGGCAGGAGTTAAAAAGAATATGGCTGAAGCAGATTCCAATTTATAGAAATTACATAAAGTCACGTGCGCTCACTTATAATATGACTCTTCCCTCAGTATATATCAATTGAGTAGCCGTCCCAATTGGGTATATGAAAGCGATAACCTGGACTtttcaactggttcttctttgacaGGTAGCGATGGTCTATGAAGGCTGTATATTAAAGCATagcaaaagcaaaagaGAATAGATATGTCGTCGCCGAAAGACTACGTTCTAGATATCACTCCTTCTGTTCAAGATAATAATGTTCTGGATCTCAATTTGATAAAGTTCACAGTGAGGAACAGAAGACAAGATCCGGTGACACGATTCAAAGTGCCTTTGCTAGCAATATTAATAGCTGTACTTGCAGCTTTTACTGGCAGAGTACTTTTGCGTGACAGGTTGGTCAGTTTCAGCATAAATAGCATATGGGAGCTTGAGATCAAGCGATCTGAAAGTGTGGTAATAGCCATATTGGTATCACTTATCGTGCTTGTTTCTCTTAAGCAAGTTCCTGAAGATTCAATCACAGTTATGAAAGGATTAGGAGTACAGCTTCTGTCGAGAAAGAGCTGGAAATTTCAGTACAGAAGCGAGTGCTTCATCCCCGTCAGCAATACCATAGATCTAGTGATCCATGAAGGGTTCCATGGCTATGGCCAGGTGATCTTCTATCTCTGTATTCTCACCAAAAGCAGTGCTGTGGGAAAGACAaacaacgacaacatcatcaaggTGGCGTTCCCTGAGTTTCTCCCTAGGAAGGACATTCTACTCGATGTCTGGAAGCTTAGTCGAGAATTGCTCTTTGGTGATGCTAAGAGATACTGGAGACGCGTTCCCGGCCAAGGGTTGAAACAAGTATACTAGAGAATACCCTTCATTACTAGACTGTACTATCTTGTTTTACAAGATTAGTATTTCTAAAAGAAAAGTTAAATAGACTCCAACTTCATTTTTAATTCTTTTTCCATGCATATTCAACATATCCATTATAGACTTATTCACATATTCAGGTTACTTTTTACCGGCTCATTACATAGGATTTGCTTCGATTGAAGTTTGCATTAATTACGTATTCTATGTCGTTACCGTATATAAATATCTAGAAAGTTTAGATTACCCAGTAGTGCCAGCACTACGTGCCAGGCACCATATTATTTGTAGGCGTTGTTGGTCGTGGCCAATGGTGTTGATGTCAGTTGGATTACATCTGTCCGAGTTGTCTGAAAAGATGGCCATAGTGTTTCTTCTCAGCAGTAGCAGCAATTCCTACGCTAAGGGCAGCGTATATGGAAGCTCCGAATAACAACTTGGTGAAAGTTGGTAGCATTGGACCTCCAGCCATATTGCCCATGTGCATGCTAAGGCCACGGGACAATATTGGAGCAGCAGCTCTCATGACAGGTCTAGAAAATAAGGAAAGCATTATTGATAATTATAAGTGATGGAACACACTAAGTGGTTTTGATATAGTATAGGGAAAACTTAGCATCTGCCAGGAGGGGAgtatttctttctttatatACTATTTCGTACCATTCTAGATCTACCGTGTCTAAACAAGCCATCACCATACTTGAGAAATAACTCATCGCAACCAGAAATTGCGATGTACGATGACAGGTACAGCACTGCAGCTAGAAGAAAATAGGTTGCCTCATTATTGTTCAATAACCATAGCCTCGGGACCTCTGTTCCATTATGGGTAATGGAAGTGGCCTGAGTCATCTCTGTGAGTCGCGATAGCGCagcaatttttttttttttgcaccctTTTTCTTTTGACATCAGATGTTGCGCATCGGATCAACTGCGTTACAGTATGAGGCTACAGGGAAAAAACCGGATTCATTTCCAATGGCATACGGTAAGGCAGTCCATAGCCTCATATGCTTGGCCTGTATTCATTACAGTCACAATACTGGCGAACGTTATATAGTTACACGAAGGGGAGATGAGTCTGCCTAAGCGAGTGAACTAGGACATCTTGAGATCTCTCGTTGCGTTACTTTTTCGCGACGGAGGCACCGATTATTTATAGAATGAATAGAGAGGTTGAGTCATagattcaatttcaaactGAGTGTTGTTTTGCATCTGGAACTGAGGTAATTGAGCGTGTTTTACCTATTGATTGctatcttgaacaattgataTCTTTGTCCAATGGACAAAATTGCAACTAAATTGCGAAAATTTGTGACtgaaatgtgaaaaatatatTCTGAGGATTTTACAAGGACATTTCCGAAACCAATAAATAAGGATTCCATAGAAAGTCCTTTTCTATGTAGGAGTGAGATGAGTTGTTTGTGGCAGTGTAGTTTCTTGCCTGGATGAGGTCATAAGATAGAGAGATTAACGCATGGACACAACTGAAAAGTTTTTCACTTCTGTTACAAATCATGTGATTAAGGGATACGTCCCTATCAGATGCAAGAGGTAATGACTACAGCGTTGCAACTAAAGTGGAAGACTTCCAGAAATATTTGagtttgcaattgttggcCGAAGAGGATTTTCGCAGCCGGTAAAGATCCATCCGTAGCTAAATGAGCACTTACAGTTCACTGTGAATGACTGTCAGACTGGTGTTGGCAGTCTAGAGGTATATTCTATTCTACTCTGACAAGTCGCAAGTAGAATCACAGCTCCTTCTCCTGGTGATAATCGTTTTCATTCCAGCTACTGATAAAATGGTCTTAAATTCCACTAACTATGGCTCTGTTTCACGATTGCGCACAGTGGCTGCACAGAATCAAAAGTCAGTACAGAGAAACTTCCATTGCATAAGAGGACAAGGGTGGCACCCAAGACGAGTGCTGACGTAACAGAATAGTTGATCAGAGTAGTGAACCAAACCAGTAGAGAACTCTAGATCTGACACTCTCTCCATGATTAACATTCCAGAGTATTCTCGATCTTAGCTTTTGACTAAGGACTAAGAGAGCAcaaacaagttgagagaGGGCCTAGTTCAAGAATGATCAATTTCCGAAAGACAGAGGTCGGAGCTTTCTAGAAACCACAAAAGTCACAGAAATTAGCGAAGCAATTGAACATACTTAGAAATCACAGGAAACTCGTCCATACAAAATTCTCTTTGCTGGCAAAATCCATAAATCTCCTCCAGCTTTCATCTCCCATCTATCCGTGCATGTATCATCCATAACGTGGGCACTGGTCCTTGTATGCCCTCTTCCCGAAAATGGTAACCACACAATGGCATGGGCAATCATAGGCTATCATTCATTTTATCCCCTGACCGGTAGTGGAATGTCATTTATATAATTATGTAGAGTAGTTAGGCAATTGTGTTGACacttcatttcttttcttcctccaAGTAGTTTCATACCATGTCGTCCTCTAAGTATATTCTTGCTGCCACAGCCATTGCTGGTGGGGTCTACTACTATGACCAAAACGTGCAGCCCATTTTCCCCCGTCCCAACCAGATCCACCAGGAATTGGAACGGGTCGAACATAAAGCTGCCGAGTCGGCTTCCAACTTACAACAGAAGTTGACAAGCAAGATTGACAAGGGCAAGACAGACTTGTCGAAAAAGACACTGGAATTGTCAGACACACTCAAAGACACGAAATTGTACCCGGCTCCCCTGGCTACCGACACTAAGGAAGCGGCTTCAATCGTCGAcgacatcaagaagactGTGAGCTCTGGTGGCGACGTTGTGGCCGACTTGGCTGCTTCCGTCAAGGAGGAAAAATCGAGAGTAACTCGGACTGTGCATGGCTACATTgacttcatcaattctCTCGGCAAGTCTGAGAAATCGGCTGTTGAGAAGCTTGCCACCGAAGCTGAGGCTACAGCCAATTCATGGTTCGACTGGTTCGGCAAGAGGGAAAAAGACGTAGAAAACGTTCTTACATCCGCTCTGAAGGAAGCTGAGAAGACCACTAATGAATGGTTCTCCTGGGGCTCTAAGAAATCAGACGAAATCTCGTCTACCTACGAAGATAGtaagtccaagttgaattcTCGTTTCAGccaggaaaagaaaagagcaATCGATACGTTCGAGAATGCAAGAGCCCAATATGAGCAGGCTATCGAAAAGGCTAGTAAGGGAGTAGACCCAGCCTACCAGAAGGCAGCCCAGAAAGCTAaggaagacttgaacaagtctgTATCAGAGTTGAAGGCTTACGGTGATGACGTGTACACCGAGTATTCCAGCAAAATCAAGGATCTCTTTAGCAAGTAGACACTGAACAGTCTCAGCAATGGTGGCAATTGCCCCCACAGACTGAATAAATATCTAAGTTTGTATTAACACAGTATGTATTTAATATATACAGATTTTGTAACTCAAcagcttcttgaagaattgcagTGTGAATTGCAGTGTGAATTGCAGTGTGAATTGCTGATGCCAGCCGAGTATACGCTCTCAATCTGAACTCTCTCTTTTGTAGGGTTCGTTCCGTATTATCTCAAGATATGGAACGGGTGCAAAATTGCTCCACTTTCTCTACTCAACTGTGAGCCGCACTGTAGCAACCTTTTCGCACTGCGAATCGCACCAAATAGACTTCAACATGATTTggttgtgaaaaattctaGCACTACCCAGATCTACTGCAAACCTCCTTCTACTAACGGCGGTCATGCTCTCCAGACGGTTTGTGCACATCAAGACGGTGCCCCGACTCTATTGCAACCATGTCGATACTTTCAACTACTCGAAAAATTTACCTACCCACGAATTGTTGGTCCAGTTGAATCTCATCAACCAGCCTCGAGCAGGCTTGGTCAACTGGTCTCCCATAGGACTCACGATCATGAACAAAATCAGCGACATCATTCGTCGAAGAATGGACGAAATCAGCTTCGAGGAGGTGAAACTATCACTCCTTTCCCACCATTCACTGTGGAGAAAAACTGGCCGTTGGGACAATAGCCtggaattgttcaagttgaaaggAGAAGAGTACATACTACTGCCCACggctgaagaagatattgtCAACTACGTCTCGAACAACAGTTCCAGCTACAAAAACTTGCCGTTGTTGTACTACCAGATCAATCCCAAGTTCAGAAACGAAAAGAGACCTCGTGGAGGATTATTGCGAGGGAAGGAGTTTATGATGAAAGATGCCTACTCCTTCGATGCCTCAGAAAAAGATGCCATGACCACCTACCAAAGTGTTATAGGGGCCTATACAAAGATATTCGGGGACTTGAAGTTGCCCTATACGAAAGCAGAGGCTGATAGCGGCGATATCGGAGGCTCCTTGAGCCACGAATGGCACTACATAGACGATACTGGGGAAGATATCATCTATACTTGCGATGGTTGTGGCAGCGTTTCCAATGTGGAAAAGACTTTATCATATCCCGAACAGGAGGTCGACGAATCGCAATCCATTGAAGTGGCAGTAAGATACTTCACTACTGTTGACAGATCTACTTTGGTGTGTGCTTATTATCCATCATCCAGAACATTAGAACCCAAGTTCGTCAAGAACGAGATTCCTGATTTGGATCTCGATTTCGACGACCAAGAGACTATTCTTAAGGAGTTCTCCAATGAAGACACCTTGATTTCGAAAAGTATTGTCAGGATCATGGATGCTAGACTTCATTCTAGAGCAAACTTTCCTGACTTCCCTATCTCCTTTATCAACAGATCTCTCATAACTACCTTCACCGACATTCCTATCATATCTGCTATAGAAGGGGAGCTTTGTGGAAAATGCGAAGAGGGTCATTTACATTCAAACAAGGcaattgaagttggacaCACATTCTATTTGGGAGATAAATATTCCAAGCCTCTAGACTGTAGCATGGATTTTCCTGTCAATGAAAAGGGTCAagtggaaagaagaaacttgatTATGGGATGCTATGGTATTGGAGTCAGCAGAATCATAGCCTCGATAGGTGAGATCAATAGGGATGACAAAGGGTTGAATTGGCCCCAAAGCATAGCTCCGTGGACTATGACCATAATCGAAGGTGCGAAGAGTGAGTCTGGTGAAAGCTACGAATCATTCTATAACACTCTCAATGATAACTCAGTAGACTACAGACTCGACAATCGTGCCAAGATTGGTTTAGGGAAGAAGATTAACCAGTCCAATCTTCTTGGGATTCCATTGGCTGTCATCTTGGGTAAGCAGTATCCTATTATAGAGATTGAAGTCAGAGGAAAGCGTtacgttgaagaagaccaGTTGAGCTGGAAAAAACTTCATGATAGCACGGACTATCTGTTTGAGTGGAGAGTAGATTTTGATGAGTCCGGTAAAGACGTGAAGCACTTTGTACATCGAGATGGGTttattgctgttgttcAGGCATTACTAAAGGACATGTAAATAGACATAGCAGGTAATCTTGTTAGCTTTTCATTGTATATATACACAGAAATATATAATAAACCTAGAGACCAGACTAATGCAGTTGTGTTTACGAATTAGTATGTGAGATATCTATGACAAAGATATGGAGGGAGAAGTGTTTTAAAGACTTGACTATGTATCCTGAAAGTTGTGGTTGCACCTATTACATCAAGCAACACAATGAAACAACCTACAAGCCCAAGAGACAACCAAACGTTCTTTATAATGTTAATGATGGCTATGTTTAAGTGAACTTGCCGGTGATCTTGGCAAAGACGTGCAAGATGATGACGGAGAAGATGAAACCAACAGCCAACACCAACACTACCAATGGGTCGACTCTCAAACCCTGGGCTTCGTCAgtgaacaacttcatcatggtagaagaagatccacCAGCACCGGCGGCTCTGGTGGACAAAGGCAAGGCATTAGCGGTGGAAGCCTTCTTGTCGGCAGTAGTTTTTCTCTTGACGGCGGATCTCAAACCACCTGGAGCTGCAGAGGAGGAAGACTGATGAAATAAGTTAGTATTGATCGGAAATAAGGCGGCAAATCTGCTATACTAGCTTGAAGAATACCAAACGTGAAACCAAATCGactattttcaatttgaagtagCTTTGTTATCGAAGCGTTGGATTCATAT
It encodes:
- a CDS encoding predicted protein, with product SSSSAAPGGLRSAVKRKTTADKKASTANALPLSTRAAGAGGSSSTMMKLFTDEAQGLRVDPLVVLVLAVGFIFSVIILHVFAKITGKFT
- the PRS3 gene encoding prolyl-tRNA synthetase, cytoplasmic (go_function tRNA ligase activity; ATP binding~go_process tRNA aminoacylation for protein translation; protein biosynthesis); protein product: MLSRRFVHIKTVPRLYCNHVDTFNYSKNLPTHELLVQLNLINQPRAGLVNWSPIGLTIMNKISDIIRRRMDEISFEEVKLSLLSHHSSWRKTGRWDNSSELFKLKGEEYILSPTAEEDIVNYVSNNSSSYKNLPLLYYQINPKFRNEKRPRGGLLRGKEFMMKDAYSFDASEKDAMTTYQSVIGAYTKIFGDLKLPYTKAEADSGDIGGSLSHEWHYIDDTGEDIIYTCDGCGSVSNVEKTLSYPEQEVDESQSIEVAVRYFTTVDRSTLVCAYYPSSRTLEPKFVKNEIPDLDLDFDDQETILKEFSNEDTLISKSIVRIMDARLHSRANFPDFPISFINRSLITTFTDIPIISAIEGELCGKCEEGHLHSNKAIEVGHTFYLGDKYSKPLDCSMDFPVNEKGQVERRNLIMGCYGIGVSRIIASIGEINRDDKGLNWPQSIAPWTMTIIEGAKSESGESYESFYNTLNDNSVDYRLDNRAKIGLGKKINQSNLLGIPLAVILGKQYPIIEIEVRGKRYVEEDQLSWKKLHDSTDYSFEWRVDFDESGKDVKHFVHRDGFIAVVQALLKDM
- a CDS encoding predicted protein, with product MSSSKYILAATAIAGGVYYYDQNVQPIFPRPNQIHQELERVEHKAAESASNLQQKLTSKIDKGKTDLSKKTSELSDTLKDTKLYPAPSATDTKEAASIVDDIKKTVSSGGDVVADLAASVKEEKSRVTRTVHGYIDFINSLGKSEKSAVEKLATEAEATANSWFDWFGKREKDVENVLTSASKEAEKTTNEWFSWGSKKSDEISSTYEDSKSKLNSRFSQEKKRAIDTFENARAQYEQAIEKASKGVDPAYQKAAQKAKEDLNKSVSELKAYGDDVYTEYSSKIKDLFSK
- the PIG7 gene encoding Phosphatidylinositol N-acetylglucosaminyltransferase subunit H (Phosphatidylinositol-glycan biosynthesis, class H protein) (PIG-H), with product MSSPKDYVLDITPSVQDNNVSDLNLIKFTVRNRRQDPVTRFKVPLLAILIAVLAAFTGRVLLRDSINSIWELEIKRSESVVIAILVSLIVLVSLKQVPEDSITVMKGLGVQLSSRKSWKFQYRSECFIPVSNTIDLVIHEGFHGYGQVIFYLCILTKSSAVGKTNNDNIIKVAFPEFLPRKDILLDVWKLSRELLFGDAKRYWRRVPGQGLKQVY